From the genome of Orcinus orca chromosome 5, mOrcOrc1.1, whole genome shotgun sequence, one region includes:
- the LOC101289932 gene encoding carbonyl reductase [NADPH] 3, translating into MPSYTRVALVTGANKGIGFAIARDLCRQFPGDVVLTARDVERGRAAVQQLQAEGLSPRFHQLDIDDLQSIRALRAFLRKEYGGLNVLVNNAGIAFKIDDPTPFDIQAEMTLKTNFFATRNVCSELLPIVKPHGRVVNVSSLQGSKALENCSEDLQEKFRCKTLTEEDLVELMKKFVEDTKNEVHEREGWPNSAYGVSKLGVTVLSRILAQRLDEKRQADRILLNACCPGWVKMDMVGAHGSRTVEEGAETPVYLALLPPDATGPHGQLVRDKVVQTW; encoded by the exons ATGCCGTCCTACACCCGCGTGGCGCTGGTCACCGGGGCCAACAAGGGCATCGGCTTCGCCATCGCGCGCGACCTGTGCCGGCAGTTCCCTGGGGACGTGGTGCTCACGGCGCGGGACGTGGAGCGGGGCCGGGCGGCCGTGCAGCAGCTACAGGCCGAGGGCCTGAGCCCGCGCTTCCACCAGCTGGACATCGACGACCTGCAGAGCATCCGCGCCCTGCGCGCCTTCCTGCGCAAGGAGTACGGGGGGCTCAACGTGCTGGTCAACAACGCGGGCATCGCCTTCAAGA TTGATGATCCGACACCGTTTGACATTCAAGCTGAGATGACACTGAAGACAAACTTTTTTGCCACGAGAAATGTCTGCAGCGAATTACTGCCGATAGTGAAACCTCATG GCAGAGTGGTGAATGTCAGTAGTTTACAGGGTTCCAAAGCCCTTGAAAATTGCAGCGAAGATCTGCAGGAGAAGTTCCGATGTAAGACACTCACAGAGGAAGACCTGGTGGAGCTCATGAAAAAGTTCGTGGAGGACACGAAAAATGAGGTGCATGAAAGGGAGGGCTGGCCCAACTCTGCTTATGGGGTGTCCAAACTGGGGGTCACGGTCTTATCGAGAATCCTGGCCCAGCGTCTGGATGAGAAGAGACAAGCGGACAGGATTCTGCTGAACGCATGCTGCCCCGGGTGGGTGAAGATGGACATGGTGGGAGCTCACGGCTCCAGGACCGTGGAGGAGGGGGCTGAGACTCCCGTCTACTTGGCCCTCCTGCCTCCAGATGCCACCGGGCCTCACGGGCAGCTAGTCCGGGACAAAGTCGTCCAAACCTGGTGA
- the LOC117199280 gene encoding uncharacterized protein LOC117199280, with translation MFKLFPLSLQSRSLALLPDQDLEQTKPRLRHPPAAVRGGRAVTHLTSTCRTGGHAGPGRSSFAAGSRGNREGTPLSLPGCPLRGRGRSPRPLAASLGPPPHCSSERRRAPAALGGATCTPGPPPRHRPNPVHPERKHLPLTDPQEETPRLPRLRLAAEGAGLTYRRRRPFSAGAPTGGAEEPSWTPRVKRSAAAARPAAGTAEEAQLPSRSGRGSRTLGGPRGRTLDAWGRGQGRALGAWGGA, from the exons ATGTTTAAACTCTTCCCATTAAGCCTACA GTCTCGATCCCTAGCCCTGCTCCCCGACCAGGACCTCGAGCAAACAAAGCCGCGGCTTCGGCATCCGCCGGCCGCGGTGAGGGGCGGCCGGGCCGTGACCCACCTGACCTCTACCTGCCGGACGGGAGGCCACGCCGGGCCCGGCCGCTCTTCCTTCGCTGCGGGGAGCCGGGGGAACCGGGAGGGGACCCCGCTTAGCCTCCCGGGCTGTCCCTTGCGGGGCCGGGGCCGGAGCCCACGCCCACTGGCGGCCTCGCTAGGGCCGCCCCCGCACTGCAGCAGTGAGCGCCGGCGGGCCCCGGCCGCGCTCGGGGGAGCCACCTGCACACCAGGCCCGCCTCCAAGGCACCGCCCGAACCCTGTGCACCCGGAGAGGAAGCACCTGCCGCTCACGGACCCGCAAGAGGAGACGCCCCGGCTCCCTCGGCTTCGCCTGGCGGCCGAAGGCGCCGGCCTGACTTACCGGCGGCGGCGGCCTTTCTCAGCGGGCGCGCCCACGGGAGGCGCGGAGGAGCCAAGCTGGACGCCAAGGGTTAAACGATCGGCAGCTGCGGCGCGGCCGGCAGCCGGAACGGCGGAGGAAGCGCAGCTCCCGAGCCGCAGCGGCCGCGGCTCCAGGACACTGGGCGGGCCGAGGGGACGGACCTTAGACGCTTGGGGGCGGGGACAAGGGCGGGCCCTCGGTGCGTGGGGAGGAGCCTAG